The genomic stretch TAGTCCGGTTGAGTACGGAGTATCCGCAGAGGATTCTTGCAACAAACGGTCAGCGGATAGCTCCATACTCAATTATTTTTTGAACGGGAATTGTTTCCTGAAATCATCAGGTGTGCTACCCGTATACTTTTTAAAGAACCGGTTAAAATAAGAGTTGTCCTGGAAATTGAGTTCGTAGGCAATTTCCGTAACACTCATCTTGGCGTTGGTGAGCAGTCGCTTGGCTTCCAGCAGTACACGATCCCGGATCAGCTCGCCGGCTGTTTTATTCAGGAGGTCGTGGCAGAGCGCGTTCAGGTGATTGGGTGTTACGTACAGCAGGTCTGCATATTCCTTAGGCAGCCGTGTGGTACGGAAATGAGCGTCTATCAATCGCCTGAAATTCCGCAGCAGCAGGGTCTTTTGTGCGGGCAGGCTTCTGCCCACCACAGCTACATTGGTGCAGGACTGTTTCACTCTTATAAAGAACTGTAATAACAGCAGGCGCAGCAGGTCTTCATCACTGTCTCTTTTGCTGCAAGCTAACTGCATCATTTTTCCCAGCAGGTCAACCAGCTCTTCGTACAGGGCAGGGGGCACCTGGCAGATACCGTCTTCGGCTACGCCGCTGAAGAAAGGAAATCTTTCCAGGTAGTGAGGGTTCAGGAGCAAAGACCGGAAAAAAGTATCCGAGAAATTGATGATGAATCCGTCTGTATCATCGGAAAAATGCCA from Candidatus Pseudobacter hemicellulosilyticus encodes the following:
- a CDS encoding helix-turn-helix transcriptional regulator, with product MCRQIIPVYDISKLSPSAGPQGEFLIERLAGYLERHYEHLHFPHRHTYYQLVLFTRGNGHHTIDFSNFDVSPFQLYCMIPGQVHSWHFSDDTDGFIINFSDTFFRSLLLNPHYLERFPFFSGVAEDGICQVPPALYEELVDLLGKMMQLACSKRDSDEDLLRLLLLQFFIRVKQSCTNVAVVGRSLPAQKTLLLRNFRRLIDAHFRTTRLPKEYADLLYVTPNHLNALCHDLLNKTAGELIRDRVLLEAKRLLTNAKMSVTEIAYELNFQDNSYFNRFFKKYTGSTPDDFRKQFPFKK